AAATTGCGAAACTCCTCCAGTCCTTCCCCCTTTAACCATACCCAGCAAGACCTCGGACTCAGGGTTTCCAGATATCGAGCGGTGGCAAAAGAAGCGGTAACGACCTCGTGCTCGTAAATGCTGAAACCCTTCTTGTTTAGTTTTTCCGTGCATGACCTCCTGCTTTTTAAGGTACTGTTGGAGAGGACTCGAATGGGAACCCGCCTTCTGCGAAGCGAAACGAGTAGCTCGACGGCTCCAGAATAGGCTTTTCCCTGGAACTCGAGTACCCCGTCGAGATCGAATATGACACCTTCTATCTTGTCTTTCACGGTCGTACCCTGGTTTCCTCTGGTACGCCAGAATGGCTAAGTGCTTTTCATGCCCATCCTGACACCGAGCTCGACTAAGGGCCTGTCGCGGGGTATGTAACCTTTGCGAGTCTTGTGGTCATCGATAGCATTGAGCAGTTTCTGGCCCGCTATATCCTCCGTGTACGGCGGCAGGGACTTGGGTACCCTTACCTCTCCTGGGGGCCCAGAACCGTTGACATAATCTCTAGAAACAGGAAAATCGAGCTCAAACCACTGATGTGGTGGGCAGTAGAGGACTTGAACCTCTGACCTCTGCGATGTCAACGCAGCGCTCTAACCAACTGAGCTAACCGCCCATTGCACCATAATTCTACAAAACGCTCTGTCTTTCGTCAACTGTAATTGTCAGGCTGCATTGCGGTTGTTGATTTGCTGTTTTCGGGAGGAAGGTGGTGTAATTCGATCTCCGGTGTGATAAAATACTAGCTACATTCGATAACGTGGAGGCTTGATATGAATTTTCTGAGAGGTCTGCTGGCAACGCTGCTGATGTTTCTCCTCTTTCTGTCACTGGCCGCTTTTGGCACGCTGTTTGCGCTGCGCAGTACATTGCTCGACCCGGACTTCGTCGTGGCGCAGGTGGAAAAACTGGATGTGGCGGCGCTGACAGAGGAAATGACCGATTTTCAGTTAAGCGGGGAGATACCGCCGGAAGCTGCCTTTCTTGAGGAGGCACTCCGCAACGCCATTGTCGAAAATGAGCCACAGCTGAAGGAGCAGGTGAACGCCGCCATCTACTCCGGCTACGATTATCTGCTCGGCAAGAGTGACCAGCTGAATATGGTTATTTCCTTTGAACCGATAAAGGCCGACCTGAAAGACAGGCTGTGGCTGCTTTTCCAGCAGAACACAGAAAGCCTGCCGCCGGAGGTTGCCGCCCTGCCACCGGAAATGCTGGAGCAGTATTTTGAGCAATTTTACCAGCAGTTTGAGGCCGAGATACCATCTGAATTTGTTATTGATGAAAGCTCCGTCCCGCCGGAAATAATGCCTCTGGTTGATACGGCACGGGAGTATACCAGATATACCGAGACGGCTTACTACGGACTGATAGCCCTCATGATGGTGCTGGTGCTGGGCATAATTCTGCTGCACCGTAGCGTCAAGGGCGTGACAAGAGAGCTGGGCGTAACCTTCTTGATATATGGAGCCATTGAGTATGCCGGTGTCTGGGCGACCCAGCGCTATTCTTCCAGTATCCCGCTGCCGGATATACCGCCATCAATACAGGCCTGGCTCAACGGGTTTATCGCCGACCTGATTGCCCCAATGCAGGTCCTGGGGATAGGGCTGATGGCCGCTGGGGCGGCGCTGATTATCATTTCTTTCGTTTACCCGCGGCTGCGGCCGGCGGAGGAATAAGTAATACCTCCCACCCCACCCATCACCACCGCTCCCACTGTTGTGGCGATGGCAATGAAAACGGTGGCGTCGTACCAGAAGCCGCGCGGAAATAGCATTATCAGGTAGTCCTTGCTCGGGTCAAGCTGCCAGAGCTCGTTGGTGAAGCTGAGCAGGTGAAACTGGAGAAATAGCTGGTCGAAATTGAGCATAGCGCCGATTCCGAGGAGCAGCATCAGGCCTAAAGTCAAGCCACTGCCCCAGACCAATCCATGCGCCAGTCGTCGCCACTCTTTTCGCCAGATAGAGAAGCTAGCGTAAACAAGCGCATAAACCAAAGTCCCCAGGAATATCCAGTAGTCCAGCCAGAACAGGGTTTTGACGTCTTTCAGGTGGGCAACCTCCTTATCGTTGAAAAGGGTGAATGACTGGCCATCTTTCATCACGGTCAGGCTGATGGTTTCTTCGCCGGAATTAAAGTAGCCTATAAGCCCTCCGGCGGCTTTATCCAGCTCAGCATCAGATAGGCCCGTCGTCTGGCCCACCTCATATTTATCGAAGCCGTGGCGATAAAGGGCAGCGCAATTGGCCGCCCCGCCAATGCTTGCCGAAAACAGCAGCATAGGCAGGCAGAGAATGAAAAGCCACTTCGTTATCCCATAAAAAATTTTCATTCTGATATTCAGATTTTACAATTTTTAAGCTGGACAATGATACAGCGACATCGAAGCCCTGTGCTATAATTATGTAGATTTTTCACTGAAGAAGCTATGTTTACTCATCTTCACGTCCATACCGAATACAGTCTGCTCGATGGTATGTGCCGCATTCCGCAGCTCGTATCAAGGGCCAAAGAGCTGGGTATGGACAGCCTGGCGATAACCGACCACGGCGCCATGTATGGCGTCATTGAGTTCTACCGTACCGCCAGGGAGGCGGGGATAAAGCCCATCATCGGCTGCGAGGTATACGTCGCCCCGGGAAGTCGCGTCGGACGTGATGTAGCTGACAGGAACCACTATCATCTCATTCTCCTGGCCAAGAATTATGCCGGCTACCAGAACCTTATCCAGCTCGTAACCAAGGCGCACCTCGAGGGCTTCTACTACCGGCCGCGGGTGGACAGAGAACTTCTGGAGCAACACCACGATGGTTTAATTGCACTTACCAGCTGTCTGGCGGGAGAGATACCACGGTTGATTCTGGAGGGACGACTTCAGGATGCCAAACAGGCGGCACAGTGGTATCGGCAGGTATTTGGCGATTTCTACCTTGAGATACAGCGACAGCCCATCGCCGAGCTCGAGCAGGTGAACCAGGCCCTCATCCCCATGAGCGATGAGCTCGGTATCCCGCTGGTGGCCACCAATGATATCCACTACATCAGGCGTGAGGATGCTCAGGCCCATGACCTGCTCCTGTGTATCGGCACCAACTCCTCCATTCATGACGAGAAGCGGATGAAAATGGCCTCGGATACCCTTTATCTGAGGAGCCCGGAGGAGATGGCCGAGCTCTTTCGGGATATCCCGCAGGCCCTTGATAACACAGAACGGATTGCCGAGATGTGCGACCTCACTCTGGAGTTCGGGCGACTTCATCTGCCTGAGATTGAACTGCCGCCGGGAAAAACGGCCGACGAGTTTCTCGCTGCCCTGTGCTATGAAAACCTGTCCCACTACTATCCCCAGCCCACTGAAGAAATAAAAGGGCGGCTCGGTTATGAGCTCGAGGTCATTAAAAAGACCCAGTTTGCCAACTATTTCCTGGTGGTCTGGGACATCATTTCCTTCACCAAGGAACGCGACATTCTCTTCGGGGTGCGGGGCAGTGCTGCCGCCAGCATAGTCCTGCACTGCCTCGGTATAACTGCGGTGGACCCGATTGAGCACCAGCTGGTCTTCGAGCGATTCCTCAACCTGGAGCGCAAGGAGATGCCGGATATCGACCTTGATTTTCAGGATGACCGCCGGGATGAGGTTATCGCCTACGTTTCGCAGAAGTACGGTCAGGACCACGTGGCCCAGATTATCACCTTCGGTACCCTCGGCGCCAAAGCCGCCATCCGGGACGTGGGACGGGCGCTGGGCATGGCCTACAGCGATGTTGACCGCGTGGCCCGCCTGGTGCCGTACTCGCCGACCATGACGCTGGCCAGGGCCCTGAATGAGAACAACGAGCTCAGGAGCATACATCAGGATGACCAGATAATCCGCAATCTGGTCGATTCCGCACGGAAGGTGGAAGGAATTGCCCGCCACGCCAGCACCCACGCCGCCGGCGTGGTCATTTCCAAAGAGCCGCTCACTAAATACGTCCCGTTACAGTGGGGCAGCAAGGTCAATGGTCAGGAATCGGTGATGACCCAGTTCTCCATGGGCGATGTTGCCGAGATAGGTCTGCTCAAAATGGACTTCCTCGGCTTGGCCAACCTCACCATTTTGGAGAAGGCGAAGGAAATCATTGCCGAGAGCCACGGCGTTGAAATCGACCTGCAGAATATTCCGATGGATGACGCCAGGACATTTAATCTGCTCTCTTCCGGAGAAACGACCGGGGTCTTTCAGCTGGAAGGGGCCGGTATGCGCCGTTATATCAAAGAGCTGAAACCGACCGCCTTCAGCGATATCGCCGCTATGGTGGCGCTCTACCGTCCCGGCCCGATGGAGCACATCCCCACCTTTATCAGGGCGAAGCACGGCCAGGAGCCCATCCGCTATCCCCACCCCGCTCTGGAAAATATCCTGCAGGAAACGTACGGGGTGATTGTCTATCAGGACCAGGTGCTGTTCATCGTGAGGGAGTTTGCTGGCTACAGCCTGGGACAGGCGGACATATTCCGCAAGGCTATGGGCAAGAAAATCGCTGAGGTGATGAAGAAAGAGA
Above is a genomic segment from Chloroflexota bacterium containing:
- a CDS encoding TIGR01906 family membrane protein, encoding MKIFYGITKWLFILCLPMLLFSASIGGAANCAALYRHGFDKYEVGQTTGLSDAELDKAAGGLIGYFNSGEETISLTVMKDGQSFTLFNDKEVAHLKDVKTLFWLDYWIFLGTLVYALVYASFSIWRKEWRRLAHGLVWGSGLTLGLMLLLGIGAMLNFDQLFLQFHLLSFTNELWQLDPSKDYLIMLFPRGFWYDATVFIAIATTVGAVVMGGVGGITYSSAGRSRG
- a CDS encoding DNA polymerase III subunit alpha, whose translation is MFTHLHVHTEYSLLDGMCRIPQLVSRAKELGMDSLAITDHGAMYGVIEFYRTAREAGIKPIIGCEVYVAPGSRVGRDVADRNHYHLILLAKNYAGYQNLIQLVTKAHLEGFYYRPRVDRELLEQHHDGLIALTSCLAGEIPRLILEGRLQDAKQAAQWYRQVFGDFYLEIQRQPIAELEQVNQALIPMSDELGIPLVATNDIHYIRREDAQAHDLLLCIGTNSSIHDEKRMKMASDTLYLRSPEEMAELFRDIPQALDNTERIAEMCDLTLEFGRLHLPEIELPPGKTADEFLAALCYENLSHYYPQPTEEIKGRLGYELEVIKKTQFANYFLVVWDIISFTKERDILFGVRGSAAASIVLHCLGITAVDPIEHQLVFERFLNLERKEMPDIDLDFQDDRRDEVIAYVSQKYGQDHVAQIITFGTLGAKAAIRDVGRALGMAYSDVDRVARLVPYSPTMTLARALNENNELRSIHQDDQIIRNLVDSARKVEGIARHASTHAAGVVISKEPLTKYVPLQWGSKVNGQESVMTQFSMGDVAEIGLLKMDFLGLANLTILEKAKEIIAESHGVEIDLQNIPMDDARTFNLLSSGETTGVFQLEGAGMRRYIKELKPTAFSDIAAMVALYRPGPMEHIPTFIRAKHGQEPIRYPHPALENILQETYGVIVYQDQVLFIVREFAGYSLGQADIFRKAMGKKIAEVMKKERRRFIEGAKKKGFSADLAAQVFNLIEPFAGYAFNKAHSVSYALIAYQTAYLKANYPAEYITAFLTIHADQPEKVASAVAECRRLGIKVLSPNINHSQVNFSIEKDGAAPAIRFGLSAIKNVGPGAVEPMVTERDKNGEFRSIEDLCRRCDLRGINRRAIESLIKAGAFDPLGSRAELLSNVNRIIALAQREQRLRESGQSTMFDLWGEKTQVPMPSLDLSTADDVPMRERLAWEKELTGVYLSEHPFSAVAGELSAETTLVGQIDFGLVGQMVDIVGMVGSVRQLFTREGNQFASAILEDLGGQVEIMVWPKVYADTSELWQEGNILEVKGKVRVREDRVQLSCEEARLYQPAEEKAEVGAEVEAEAGAGEEEIAQPPAEVEQAVEETKTKEILMENRRLVISLSQTSDAERDKANLYTIIDILRGYPGHDEVKLRVANGNKITHLRLFDIFADYSPELHARLVGVVGEEGLKLEKK